The Oncorhynchus nerka isolate Pitt River linkage group LG12, Oner_Uvic_2.0, whole genome shotgun sequence genome includes a region encoding these proteins:
- the ddo gene encoding D-aspartate oxidase isoform X6 yields MNIGRVPETRWLGIVGRCVFDIPLEQQQRWFKETIDHLLAIAQSEQASEAGVLLSSGWQIHKELPVDKVPFWSAFVLGFRIMTDRELKRFPDHKFGQAFTTVKCECSNYLPWMEKRFRKAGGQVVKQKVNDLQELSSQGYDVIVNCSGLGAKSLVGDSQVYPVRGQVLKVQAPWLQHFIRDGEGQSYIYPGTHSVTVGGTRQVDDWRLEVDPEDSQDILERCSSLEPSLSRARVLGESVGLRPSRKNVRVEREMVLLGSRQVPVVHNYGHGGWGVSLSWGTALEALGLVRKCLHEKPPRARL; encoded by the exons ATATCCCTCTGGAACAGCAACAGAGGTGGTTCAAGGAGACGATTGATCACCTGCTGGCTATTGCCCAATCAGAACAGGCATCAGAGGCTGGGGTGTTGCTCAGCTCAGG ATGGCAAATACACAAGGAGCTCCCTGTGGATAAGGTGCCATTCTGGTCTGCATTTGTGCTGGGTTTCCGAATCATGACAGACCGTGAACTGAAACGGTTTCCTGATCACAAGTTTGGCCAGGCGTTCACCACAGTGAAATGTGAATGTTCCAACTACCTGCCATGGATGGAGAAGAG GTTTAGAAAAGCAGGAGGCCAGGTTGTGAAGCAGAAAGTAAACGACCTCCAGGAGCTAAGCAGCCAGGGATATGACGTCATCGTCAACTGCTCCGGTCTGGGCGCCAAGTCTCTAGTAGGGGACTCTCAGGTCTACCCTGTCAGGGGGCAGGTCCTCAaa GTCCAGGCCCCTTGGCTCCAACACTTCATCCGGGATGGGGAAGGGCAGTCATATATCTACCCAGGGACGCACAGCGTGACAGTGGGCGGCACCAGGCAA GTGGACGACTGGCGCCTGGAGGTTGACCCAGAGGACAGCCAGGACATCCTGGAGCGCTGTAGCAGCCTGGAGCCGTCCCTGAGCAGGGCCAGGGTCCTGGGGGAGTCTGTGGGGCTGAGACCCAGTAGGAAGAACGtccgggtggagagagagatggtcctCCTGGGGAGCCGACAGGTACCGGTGGTGCATAACTATGGCCATGGGGGCTGGGGAGTCAGTCTGAGCTGGGGTACAGCCCTGGAAGCACTGGGGCTGGTCAGGAAGTGTCTCCATGAGAAGCCCCCCAGGGCCAGGCTGTGA